The proteins below come from a single Caulobacter flavus genomic window:
- a CDS encoding bifunctional helix-turn-helix transcriptional regulator/GNAT family N-acetyltransferase, whose amino-acid sequence MTTQHDQDVAALRAFNRTYTRRLGLLDASYDGSPFTLSEARVLYELATRTDPVAAEIVRALGLDPAQVSRTLKRFTERGLVTARESPAHGRHLLLSLTDEGRAAFATLEANTKASVGQLIDDLHPLRRARLLEAARTINTVFDGDAPPSASLRGLEPGDLGMVAARQGVIYAREYGWGADHEALVAEIAARFHQTFDPARDDAWIAQADGRMIGSIFLVRGETPGAAKLRLLYVEPDARGMGVGRMLVEACVARAKALGYRRLDLWTVSVLADARRLYQRAGFKLAEETPARRFDQDLVDQTWSLDLGA is encoded by the coding sequence ATGACCACGCAGCACGACCAGGACGTCGCCGCCCTGCGGGCCTTCAACCGCACCTATACCCGCCGGCTAGGCCTGCTGGACGCAAGCTATGACGGCAGCCCGTTCACGCTGAGCGAGGCGCGCGTGCTGTACGAGCTGGCCACGCGGACCGATCCGGTGGCGGCCGAGATCGTCCGCGCCCTTGGCCTGGATCCGGCCCAGGTCAGCCGCACCCTCAAGCGCTTCACCGAGCGCGGGCTGGTCACCGCGCGCGAGAGCCCGGCCCACGGCCGCCACCTGCTGCTGTCGCTGACCGACGAGGGCCGGGCGGCGTTCGCGACCCTGGAGGCCAACACAAAGGCCAGCGTCGGCCAGCTGATCGACGACCTGCATCCGCTGCGCCGCGCCCGGCTGCTGGAAGCGGCGCGCACGATCAACACGGTGTTCGACGGCGACGCCCCGCCCTCGGCCAGCTTGCGCGGACTGGAGCCGGGCGACCTGGGCATGGTCGCCGCGCGGCAGGGCGTGATCTATGCGCGGGAGTACGGCTGGGGCGCCGACCACGAAGCGCTGGTGGCCGAGATCGCCGCCCGCTTCCACCAGACCTTCGATCCGGCCAGGGACGACGCCTGGATCGCGCAGGCCGACGGCCGGATGATCGGCTCGATCTTTCTGGTGCGAGGCGAGACGCCCGGCGCCGCCAAGCTGCGGCTGCTCTACGTGGAGCCCGACGCGCGCGGCATGGGGGTGGGCAGGATGCTGGTCGAGGCCTGCGTCGCCCGCGCCAAGGCGCTGGGCTACCGGCGGCTGGACCTGTGGACCGTGTCGGTGCTGGCCGACGCCCGCCGGCTCTATCAGCGCGCCGGCTTCAAGCTGGCGGAGGAAACGCCGGCCCGACGGTTCGACCAGGATCTTGTGGATCAGACCTGGTCGCTGGATCTGGGGGCCTGA
- a CDS encoding thioesterase family protein: MTTAQPLPGVEIWRGGVNTWDCDEMGHMNVRFYVVRAMEGLVGLAAEMGLPQAFAPHANATLVVREHHIRFLKEAHAGAPLHMLGGVIEIGDSEAKLLQLLVHSATGELAATFQTTVAHVTPREGEAFPWPTIVRERAKALQVEVPERAQARSVDLSPVDPQASLARADELGLARISLGALSTGECDAFGRMRAEQFIGRVSDGIGAFIAPLRDIVAGAAETAPGRVGGAVLEYRIVYLAWPRLGDRLEVRSGLIGAEGRVLRCVHWLLNPDTGQAWGTSTVSAITFDLDARKAVAISPAASAKLAEQAVGGLGL, encoded by the coding sequence ATGACGACCGCGCAGCCGCTCCCCGGCGTCGAGATCTGGCGGGGAGGCGTCAACACCTGGGACTGCGACGAGATGGGGCACATGAACGTGCGCTTCTATGTCGTCCGGGCGATGGAGGGGCTGGTGGGTCTGGCGGCCGAGATGGGCCTGCCCCAGGCCTTCGCCCCGCACGCCAACGCCACCCTGGTGGTCCGCGAGCATCACATCCGCTTCCTCAAGGAAGCCCACGCCGGCGCGCCGCTGCACATGCTGGGCGGGGTGATCGAGATCGGCGACAGCGAGGCGAAGCTTCTGCAGCTGCTGGTCCATTCGGCCACCGGCGAACTGGCGGCGACCTTCCAGACCACGGTGGCCCACGTCACGCCGCGCGAGGGCGAGGCCTTCCCCTGGCCGACGATCGTCCGTGAACGGGCCAAGGCGCTGCAGGTCGAGGTTCCCGAGCGCGCCCAGGCCCGCAGCGTCGACCTGTCACCCGTCGATCCGCAGGCCTCGCTGGCCCGCGCCGACGAGCTTGGCCTGGCTCGCATCAGCCTGGGCGCGCTGTCGACCGGCGAGTGCGACGCCTTCGGACGGATGCGGGCTGAGCAGTTCATCGGCCGGGTCTCCGACGGCATCGGGGCCTTCATCGCCCCCTTGCGCGACATCGTCGCCGGGGCGGCCGAGACCGCGCCCGGCCGCGTCGGCGGCGCCGTGCTGGAGTACCGGATCGTCTATCTGGCCTGGCCGCGCCTGGGCGATCGCCTGGAGGTGCGCTCGGGCCTGATCGGCGCCGAAGGGCGGGTGCTGCGCTGCGTCCACTGGCTGCTGAACCCCGACACCGGGCAGGCGTGGGGAACCTCGACCGTCAGCGCCATCACCTTCGACCTCGACGCCCGCAAGGCCGTAGCCATCAGCCCGGCGGCGTCGGCGAAGCTGGCGGAGCAAGCTGTCGGGGGTCTGGGGCTGTAG
- a CDS encoding Fur family transcriptional regulator: MAHSACDHDHHHHGVAGDALAAELTAAEARCAAAEQRLTAPRRRVLELLLEAGQPVKAYDLISTFAVDGPPAKPPTVYRALEFLEKQGFAHRIESLNAYVACRREADGHAAAFLICDCCGATREFEPEATADIIAAGQAAGYALTGVTIEAHGKCADCKGD; encoded by the coding sequence ATGGCCCACAGCGCGTGCGATCACGACCATCACCATCACGGCGTCGCCGGCGACGCGCTCGCCGCCGAACTGACGGCGGCCGAGGCCCGCTGCGCCGCGGCCGAACAGCGCCTGACCGCTCCGCGCCGCCGCGTGCTGGAGCTGCTGCTCGAAGCCGGCCAGCCGGTGAAGGCCTACGACCTGATCTCGACCTTCGCCGTCGACGGCCCGCCGGCCAAGCCGCCGACCGTCTATCGCGCGCTGGAGTTCCTGGAGAAGCAGGGCTTCGCCCACCGCATCGAGAGCCTCAACGCCTATGTCGCCTGCCGGCGCGAGGCCGACGGCCACGCCGCGGCGTTCCTGATCTGCGACTGCTGCGGCGCGACCCGCGAGTTCGAGCCGGAAGCCACCGCCGACATCATCGCCGCGGGCCAGGCGGCCGGCTACGCCCTGACCGGCGTGACCATCGAGGCGCACGGCAAGTGCGCCGACTGCAAGGGCGACTGA
- a CDS encoding acid phosphatase: MRLPTVVAAALALASCAALPGDDDDRYLHPRAFDARDHLPPPPAQGTGAERRDREIFRATRPLKDSPRWSLAQADADKSRILDGYACALGASVTPQTNPRLAAMMEKMRGDVRAAVAGPKWKHLRPRPYLSEDGPICLPRTLGLAVSPDYPSGHSTWGWSVGLLLAEAAPDRAPAILARAQGFGESRVVCGVHNMSSVEAGRRNARNLHKALRRSRAFKADLAAVRAEMTAVRQTAPAPDRARCEAEAALVARPLL, encoded by the coding sequence ATGCGCCTTCCCACCGTCGTCGCCGCCGCGCTCGCCCTGGCGAGCTGCGCCGCCCTGCCCGGCGACGACGACGACCGCTACCTGCACCCGCGCGCCTTCGACGCCCGCGACCACCTGCCGCCGCCGCCGGCCCAGGGCACGGGCGCCGAGCGCCGCGACCGCGAGATCTTCCGCGCCACCCGCCCGCTGAAGGACAGCCCGCGCTGGTCGCTGGCCCAGGCGGACGCCGACAAGAGCCGCATCCTCGACGGCTACGCCTGCGCCCTGGGCGCCAGCGTCACGCCTCAGACCAATCCCAGGCTGGCGGCGATGATGGAGAAGATGCGCGGCGACGTGCGCGCCGCCGTCGCCGGCCCCAAGTGGAAGCACCTGCGGCCCCGCCCCTACCTGTCGGAGGACGGGCCGATCTGCCTGCCAAGGACGCTAGGCCTGGCCGTCTCGCCCGACTATCCGTCCGGCCACTCGACCTGGGGCTGGAGCGTCGGCCTGCTGCTGGCCGAGGCCGCCCCCGATCGCGCGCCGGCGATCCTGGCGCGGGCCCAGGGCTTCGGCGAGAGCCGGGTGGTCTGCGGCGTACACAACATGAGCTCGGTCGAGGCGGGGCGGCGCAACGCCCGCAACCTGCACAAGGCCCTGCGCCGCTCGCGCGCCTTCAAGGCCGACCTGGCAGCGGTGCGGGCCGAGATGACCGCCGTGCGCCAGACCGCGCCCGCTCCGGACAGGGCCCGCTGCGAGGCCGAGGCCGCGCTGGTGGCCCGCCCGCTGCTGTAG
- a CDS encoding 1,9-bis(guanidino)-5-aza-nonane synthase, producing MNAPVPNNQKAELLQNVVEHVDIKSYDARPIIDSMRKMSFSSRDTARAADIFNMALADKGCSTWLILAGSTSAGGCMHVYRDMVKNGMIDAVVATGASIVDMDFFEALGFKHYQAAGPVDDNVLRDNYIDRIYDTYIDEEELQACDHTILEICNRLEPRGYSSREFIWEMGKWLSEGNAKKEGSLIQTAYEEGVPIFCPAFVDSSAGFGLVKHQKEKIAEKAPYLMIDAVADFRELTDVKIAAGTTGLFMVGGGVPKNFAQDTVVCAEILGVEADMHKYAIQITVADVRDGACSSSTLKEAASWGKVSTTYEQMVFAEATTVVPLIASDAYHRKAWEGREKPRWNKLFGK from the coding sequence ATGAACGCTCCCGTTCCGAACAACCAGAAGGCCGAGCTGCTCCAGAACGTGGTCGAGCACGTCGACATCAAGTCGTACGACGCCCGCCCGATCATCGACTCGATGCGCAAGATGTCGTTCAGCTCGCGCGACACCGCCCGCGCGGCCGACATCTTCAACATGGCCCTGGCCGACAAGGGCTGCTCGACCTGGCTGATTCTAGCCGGCTCGACCTCGGCCGGCGGCTGCATGCACGTCTACCGCGACATGGTGAAGAACGGCATGATCGACGCCGTGGTCGCCACCGGCGCCTCGATCGTCGACATGGACTTCTTCGAGGCCCTCGGCTTCAAGCACTACCAGGCCGCCGGCCCGGTCGACGACAACGTCCTGCGCGACAACTACATCGACCGCATCTACGACACCTACATCGACGAAGAAGAACTGCAGGCCTGCGACCACACGATCCTCGAGATCTGCAATCGCCTGGAGCCGCGCGGCTATTCCTCGCGCGAGTTCATCTGGGAGATGGGCAAGTGGCTGTCGGAAGGCAACGCCAAGAAGGAAGGCAGCCTGATCCAGACCGCCTACGAAGAAGGCGTGCCGATCTTCTGCCCGGCCTTCGTCGACAGCTCGGCGGGCTTCGGCCTGGTCAAGCACCAGAAGGAAAAGATCGCCGAGAAGGCGCCCTACCTGATGATCGACGCCGTGGCCGACTTCCGTGAACTGACCGACGTCAAGATCGCGGCCGGCACCACCGGCCTGTTCATGGTCGGCGGCGGCGTGCCGAAGAACTTCGCCCAGGACACCGTCGTCTGCGCCGAGATCCTCGGCGTCGAAGCCGACATGCACAAGTACGCCATCCAGATCACGGTGGCCGACGTGCGCGACGGCGCCTGCAGCTCCTCGACGCTGAAGGAAGCCGCCTCGTGGGGCAAGGTCTCGACCACCTACGAACAGATGGTCTTCGCCGAAGCCACCACGGTCGTTCCGCTGATCGCCTCGGACGCCTACCACCGCAAGGCCTGGGAAGGCCGCGAGAAGCCGCGCTGGAACAAGCTGTTCGGCAAGTAA
- a CDS encoding type III PLP-dependent enzyme, whose amino-acid sequence MSTYHTPLDLVRERSPERPVALVRPDAVSVAARWFQSEFKGDVFYAVKANPSPWVIRELADAGVRSFDVASVAEIELVAEHAPGSRMAFMHPVKSRRAISAAYFDHGVRTFSFDTHEELAKIIDSTGQAKDLNLIVRMGVQAEGAAYSLSGKFGVDLHNAPSLLLAARRATQDLMGVSFHVGSQCMRPTAYQAAMAQASRALVRAGVLADVVDVGGGFPSIYPGMVPPDLSEYLAAIDRGFAEMMVHETTQLWCEPGRALCAEASSLLVKVELKKGDALYLNDGSYGSLFDAAHMKWPFPVKLYRKNGEVVEEGLKPFRFYGPTCDSVDHMPGPFWLPESVDEGDYIEIGMLGAYGVAMSTRFNGFGETDTVEVQDAPMASMYGLAKRSIPVVRTEAEERKVVRFSRPKGAAGKRKRRR is encoded by the coding sequence TTGTCCACGTACCACACGCCCCTGGACCTGGTCCGTGAGCGGTCACCGGAACGTCCTGTCGCACTCGTGCGACCGGACGCGGTGTCGGTAGCGGCGCGCTGGTTCCAGTCTGAATTCAAAGGCGACGTTTTCTACGCGGTGAAGGCGAACCCTTCCCCGTGGGTGATCCGCGAGCTGGCCGACGCCGGCGTGCGATCGTTCGACGTCGCGTCCGTGGCCGAGATCGAGCTCGTGGCCGAGCACGCTCCTGGCTCGCGCATGGCCTTCATGCACCCGGTCAAGAGCCGGCGCGCCATCTCGGCCGCCTATTTCGACCACGGCGTGCGCACCTTCTCGTTCGATACGCACGAGGAGCTGGCCAAGATCATCGACAGCACCGGCCAGGCCAAGGACCTCAACCTGATCGTCCGCATGGGCGTGCAGGCCGAAGGCGCGGCCTACTCGCTGTCGGGCAAGTTCGGCGTCGACCTGCACAACGCTCCGTCCCTGCTGCTGGCGGCCCGCCGCGCGACGCAGGACCTGATGGGCGTTTCCTTCCACGTCGGCAGCCAGTGCATGCGCCCGACCGCCTACCAGGCCGCGATGGCCCAGGCCTCGCGGGCGCTGGTTCGCGCCGGCGTGCTGGCCGACGTGGTCGACGTGGGCGGCGGCTTCCCGTCGATCTATCCGGGCATGGTCCCGCCGGATCTGTCGGAATACCTGGCGGCCATCGACCGCGGCTTCGCCGAGATGATGGTCCACGAGACCACGCAGCTGTGGTGCGAGCCGGGCCGCGCCCTATGCGCCGAGGCCTCGTCGCTGCTGGTCAAGGTCGAGCTGAAGAAGGGCGACGCGCTGTATCTGAACGACGGGTCGTACGGCTCGCTGTTCGATGCCGCGCACATGAAGTGGCCCTTCCCGGTGAAGCTGTACCGCAAGAACGGGGAAGTCGTGGAAGAGGGCCTCAAGCCCTTCCGCTTCTACGGCCCGACCTGCGACAGCGTCGACCACATGCCGGGGCCGTTCTGGCTGCCGGAAAGCGTGGACGAAGGCGACTACATCGAGATCGGCATGCTGGGCGCCTACGGCGTGGCGATGTCGACCCGCTTCAACGGCTTCGGCGAAACCGACACCGTCGAGGTGCAGGACGCGCCGATGGCCTCGATGTACGGCCTGGCCAAGCGCTCGATCCCGGTGGTCCGCACCGAGGCCGAGGAACGCAAGGTCGTGCGCTTCTCGCGTCCGAAGGGCGCGGCCGGCAAGCGCAAGCGCCGTCGCTAA
- the phnC gene encoding phosphonate ABC transporter ATP-binding protein, which produces MTSDPVLSIRAVSKTFGSRKALNAVSLDVARGEMIALIGPSGSGKSTLLRSIDGLQTIDEGEGAISAFGGPVQAKGRVSDQVRKARIRIGFIAQQFNLVGRLSLFSNVALGSLGRIPLVRGLLGAWPRETREAAMAALHRVGISDYAGQRANTLSGGQQQRGAIARALVQKAKIILADEPVASLDPVSARKVMEILRDLNASDGLTVIVTLHQVDYALRYCDRVVALKAGNKVYDGPADALDRDKLIEIYGPEFEEVFWEGAPQ; this is translated from the coding sequence ATGACGTCGGACCCAGTTCTCTCGATCCGCGCCGTATCCAAGACCTTCGGGTCGCGGAAGGCCCTGAACGCCGTTTCGCTCGACGTGGCGCGGGGCGAGATGATCGCGCTCATCGGTCCCTCGGGATCGGGCAAGTCGACTCTGCTGCGCTCGATCGACGGCCTGCAGACCATCGATGAGGGAGAAGGCGCGATCAGCGCCTTCGGCGGTCCCGTCCAGGCCAAGGGTCGCGTCTCCGACCAGGTGCGCAAGGCGCGCATCCGCATCGGCTTCATCGCCCAGCAGTTCAATCTCGTCGGCCGTCTGTCGCTGTTCAGCAACGTGGCGCTGGGCTCGCTGGGGCGCATCCCGCTGGTGCGCGGCCTGCTGGGCGCCTGGCCCAGGGAGACCCGCGAGGCGGCGATGGCCGCCCTGCATCGCGTGGGCATCTCCGACTACGCCGGCCAGCGCGCCAACACCCTGTCGGGCGGCCAGCAGCAGCGCGGCGCCATCGCGCGGGCCCTGGTGCAGAAGGCCAAGATCATCCTCGCCGACGAACCGGTCGCCTCGCTCGACCCCGTTTCGGCCCGCAAGGTCATGGAGATCCTCCGCGACCTGAACGCCAGCGACGGCCTGACGGTCATCGTCACCCTGCACCAGGTGGACTACGCCCTGCGCTACTGCGACCGGGTGGTGGCCCTGAAGGCCGGAAACAAGGTCTATGACGGTCCGGCCGACGCGCTGGACCGCGACAAGCTCATCGAAATCTACGGCCCGGAATTCGAGGAAGTGTTCTGGGAAGGAGCCCCGCAATGA
- the phnD gene encoding phosphate/phosphite/phosphonate ABC transporter substrate-binding protein produces the protein MIRRSLIAGLMLSGLALAACSGPSEAPASKDTVSFSILSTESAQNMESYWKPILEDMEKQTGLKVKPFFSSNYSSLIVAMGAKQTDLGWFSNQSGLEAVRRSNGEVFARTFDPSGVDGYKSVIIVPKDSKLTLEQLLKCDKSLNFGIGDKKSTSGTLAPMTYVFIPAGKKPETCFKTVLTGNHQANLFAVANGKLDAATNNSTSLRLNAERKDGQADRVKVIWESPTLPEDPIIWRKDLDPVVKEKLRQFFLTYAQGDTPEAKRQRANLERLSIGGFKPADDSHLLTVREMEALETFGLAKEGGDAAKIADAQKKLDGIRAERLAAEAKAGLPAN, from the coding sequence ATGATCCGCCGCAGCCTGATCGCCGGCCTGATGCTCTCCGGCCTGGCCCTCGCCGCCTGCTCGGGCCCGTCCGAGGCGCCCGCCTCGAAGGACACGGTCAGCTTCTCGATCCTGTCGACCGAGTCCGCCCAGAACATGGAGAGCTACTGGAAGCCCATCCTGGAGGACATGGAGAAGCAGACCGGCCTCAAGGTGAAGCCGTTCTTCTCGTCCAACTACTCGTCGCTGATCGTGGCCATGGGCGCCAAGCAGACCGACCTTGGCTGGTTCTCCAACCAGTCGGGCCTGGAGGCTGTGCGCCGCTCGAACGGCGAGGTCTTCGCCCGCACCTTCGATCCCTCGGGCGTCGACGGCTACAAGTCGGTAATCATCGTGCCGAAGGACAGCAAGCTGACCCTCGAGCAGCTGCTCAAGTGCGACAAGTCGCTGAACTTCGGCATCGGCGACAAGAAGTCGACCTCGGGCACCCTGGCGCCGATGACCTACGTGTTCATCCCGGCCGGCAAGAAGCCCGAGACCTGTTTCAAGACCGTGCTGACCGGCAACCACCAGGCCAACCTGTTCGCCGTGGCCAACGGCAAGCTGGACGCGGCCACCAACAACTCCACCAGCCTGCGCCTCAACGCCGAGCGCAAGGACGGCCAGGCCGACAGGGTCAAGGTGATCTGGGAGTCGCCGACCCTCCCCGAGGACCCGATCATCTGGCGCAAGGATCTCGACCCGGTCGTGAAGGAGAAGCTGCGCCAGTTCTTCCTGACCTACGCCCAGGGCGATACGCCGGAAGCCAAGCGGCAGCGCGCCAATCTCGAGCGCCTGTCGATCGGCGGCTTCAAGCCGGCCGACGACAGCCATCTGCTGACCGTGCGCGAGATGGAGGCCCTGGAAACCTTCGGCCTGGCCAAGGAAGGCGGGGACGCGGCCAAGATCGCCGACGCCCAGAAGAAGCTGGACGGCATCCGCGCCGAACGCCTGGCCGCCGAGGCCAAGGCCGGCCTGCCGGCCAACTGA
- the phnE gene encoding phosphonate ABC transporter, permease protein PhnE, giving the protein MSDAPIPAPPKRSASAIGFDLLLWGGVAVLLLISFKPAEIDKFPELFGGSERMREFARGFFSAFTDLDAFLAMDWSLFVAKMWETIQMALWGTALAVLVAVPLGVLGARNITPWWIQQPVRRLLDLIRSIPDLVVALIFITAVGLGPFAGVMAIMFNTGGVLAKLFAEAVESIDKGPVEGVRATGAVKLQEIIWGVIPQVAPLWTSYALYRFESSARAATVLGLIGAGGIGQILIDSINAFQFDQTGCIVLVIVVAVSMIDLLSQAIRSRLL; this is encoded by the coding sequence ATGAGCGACGCCCCGATCCCGGCCCCGCCGAAGCGCTCGGCTTCGGCCATCGGCTTCGACCTGCTGCTGTGGGGCGGCGTCGCCGTCCTGCTGCTGATCAGCTTCAAGCCGGCCGAGATCGACAAGTTCCCCGAGCTGTTCGGCGGCTCCGAGCGGATGCGCGAATTCGCGCGCGGCTTCTTCTCGGCCTTCACCGATCTGGACGCCTTCCTGGCGATGGACTGGTCGCTGTTCGTCGCCAAGATGTGGGAGACGATCCAGATGGCGCTGTGGGGCACGGCGCTGGCCGTGCTTGTCGCCGTGCCGCTGGGCGTGCTGGGCGCGCGCAACATCACCCCCTGGTGGATCCAGCAGCCGGTGCGCCGCCTGCTCGACCTGATCCGCTCGATCCCCGACCTGGTGGTGGCGCTGATCTTCATCACCGCCGTGGGCCTTGGCCCGTTCGCCGGCGTCATGGCCATCATGTTCAACACCGGCGGCGTACTGGCCAAGCTGTTCGCCGAGGCCGTGGAGTCGATCGACAAGGGCCCCGTCGAGGGCGTGCGCGCCACCGGCGCTGTGAAGCTGCAGGAGATCATCTGGGGCGTGATCCCGCAGGTGGCCCCGCTGTGGACCAGCTACGCCCTCTATCGCTTCGAAAGCAGCGCCCGGGCCGCCACGGTGCTGGGCCTGATCGGGGCCGGCGGCATCGGCCAGATCCTCATCGACTCGATCAACGCCTTCCAGTTCGACCAGACCGGCTGCATCGTGCTGGTCATCGTGGTGGCGGTGTCGATGATCGACCTGCTGTCGCAGGCGATCCGTTCGCGGCTGCTGTAG
- a CDS encoding TonB-dependent receptor, with translation MRKYFEGAAIAALMLATAQVAYAADAAPADDSTALDNVVVTATKRETNLQSTPIAISVLSATAMADRHAESLLSLQDGAIPSLRVATFEARQSALTIGIRGIVPFDANQTARDQGVGVYIDGVYLGRQQGLNAALLDLERIEVLRGPQGTLFGRNTEGGALSIVTKAPTGEFGGRVVAGFGNYGSYTGELHQDFQEFANLSVKVDALLQHQDPTTKNPLEGQAGWNQYDRKGGRISALYQPTDKFSALVAFDYAKDENTPFFSQLVSYNPYGKRVRTQAEMLAVASAPAGTINPLSPLVKVHTGRQSVSDIGTIQQPSVDETGGLMANLKYRFAPNLELRSITAARAVATNQWDNSGIESRNVFAPNANFGRYSLSDLYQRQFSQEFQLVGDFGDNFTYVGGLYYFKEHVKESAATPFTNQWNADGTAYTIRSAYGTSKAAAGTAGWQRGTRFITRASEADAESYAVYGQGTYTPPSMDALHLTLGGRYTKDSREGTLYVVNGKATNFVFDYDKGRFDPMINVAYDAAENINLYAKFSTGYRAGGANARSQNFQAFDPEKVKSYEVGAKMDLLENRLRVNLAAYAMDRTGTQIDFDSVDTTPGSPTQGAHTEETRNAPGTSKIRGFEADITAKVTDDIVVGFSYAYTDVKVPAAPFPFTGNADVPQGTPFPVNVVYTPPNAASAYIDYKKPVGSMTFKAHLDANYADAQYSFQTEFADVSPTGKLVQNVAVKGDSSFIVNGNLTLADISMADGAASASLSLWSRNLLNEEHIYRISAANRGTIGDYANFNPPRTYGLELRVKY, from the coding sequence ATGCGTAAGTATTTCGAAGGCGCGGCCATCGCCGCCCTCATGCTCGCCACGGCGCAAGTTGCGTACGCCGCCGACGCCGCGCCCGCCGATGACTCCACCGCGCTCGACAACGTCGTCGTCACCGCCACCAAGCGCGAGACCAATCTGCAATCGACGCCGATCGCCATCTCGGTGCTGAGCGCGACGGCCATGGCCGACCGCCATGCCGAAAGCCTGCTCAGCCTGCAGGACGGCGCCATTCCGTCGCTGCGCGTCGCCACCTTCGAAGCCCGCCAGTCGGCCCTGACCATCGGCATCCGCGGCATCGTGCCGTTCGACGCCAACCAGACCGCCCGCGATCAGGGCGTCGGCGTCTACATCGACGGCGTCTATCTGGGCCGCCAGCAGGGCCTGAACGCCGCCCTGCTCGACCTGGAGCGCATCGAGGTCCTGCGCGGCCCGCAAGGCACCCTGTTCGGCCGCAACACCGAAGGCGGCGCCCTGAGCATCGTCACCAAGGCCCCGACCGGCGAGTTCGGCGGCCGCGTCGTCGCCGGCTTCGGCAACTACGGCTCCTACACCGGCGAACTGCACCAGGACTTCCAGGAGTTCGCCAACCTGTCGGTGAAGGTCGACGCCCTGCTTCAACACCAGGACCCGACCACCAAGAACCCGCTGGAAGGCCAGGCCGGCTGGAACCAGTACGACCGCAAGGGCGGCCGCATCAGCGCCCTGTACCAGCCGACCGACAAGTTCAGCGCCCTGGTCGCCTTCGACTACGCCAAGGACGAGAACACCCCGTTCTTCAGCCAGCTGGTCAGCTACAACCCCTACGGCAAGCGCGTGCGCACCCAGGCCGAAATGCTGGCCGTCGCCAGCGCCCCGGCCGGCACGATCAACCCGCTCTCGCCGCTGGTTAAGGTCCACACGGGCCGCCAGTCGGTTTCGGACATCGGCACGATCCAGCAGCCCAGCGTCGACGAGACCGGCGGCCTGATGGCGAACCTGAAGTACCGCTTCGCGCCGAACCTGGAGCTGCGCTCGATCACCGCCGCGCGCGCCGTCGCCACCAACCAGTGGGACAACTCGGGCATCGAGTCGCGCAACGTCTTCGCGCCGAACGCCAATTTCGGCCGCTACAGCCTGTCGGACCTGTATCAGCGCCAGTTCAGCCAGGAGTTCCAGCTGGTCGGCGACTTCGGTGACAACTTCACCTACGTCGGCGGTCTCTACTACTTCAAGGAACACGTGAAGGAATCGGCCGCCACGCCGTTCACCAACCAGTGGAACGCCGACGGCACCGCCTACACGATCCGTTCGGCCTACGGCACCTCGAAGGCCGCGGCCGGCACCGCCGGCTGGCAGCGTGGCACGCGCTTCATCACCCGCGCCTCGGAAGCCGACGCCGAAAGCTACGCGGTCTATGGTCAGGGCACCTACACCCCGCCGTCGATGGACGCCCTGCACCTGACGCTCGGCGGCCGCTACACCAAGGACTCGCGTGAAGGCACGCTCTACGTCGTCAACGGCAAGGCCACGAACTTCGTGTTCGACTACGACAAGGGCCGCTTCGACCCGATGATCAACGTGGCCTACGACGCCGCCGAGAACATCAACCTCTACGCCAAGTTCTCGACCGGCTACCGCGCCGGCGGCGCCAACGCCCGCTCGCAGAACTTCCAGGCCTTCGACCCGGAAAAGGTGAAGTCCTACGAAGTCGGGGCCAAGATGGACCTGCTGGAGAACCGCCTGCGCGTGAACCTGGCGGCCTACGCCATGGATCGCACCGGCACCCAGATCGACTTCGACAGCGTCGACACCACCCCCGGCAGCCCGACCCAGGGCGCGCACACCGAGGAAACCCGCAATGCGCCGGGCACCTCGAAGATCCGCGGCTTCGAGGCCGACATCACGGCCAAGGTCACCGACGACATCGTGGTGGGCTTCTCCTACGCCTACACCGACGTGAAGGTCCCGGCCGCGCCGTTCCCCTTCACCGGCAACGCCGACGTCCCGCAGGGCACGCCGTTCCCGGTCAACGTGGTCTACACGCCGCCGAACGCCGCCTCGGCCTATATCGACTACAAGAAGCCGGTAGGCTCGATGACGTTCAAGGCTCACCTGGACGCCAACTACGCCGACGCCCAGTACTCGTTCCAGACCGAGTTCGCCGACGTCTCGCCGACCGGCAAGCTGGTCCAGAACGTGGCCGTGAAGGGCGACAGCAGCTTCATCGTCAACGGCAACCTGACCCTGGCCGACATCAGCATGGCCGACGGCGCCGCCTCGGCGAGCCTGTCGCTGTGGTCGCGTAACCTGCTGAACGAAGAGCACATCTACCGCATCTCGGCCGCCAACCGCGGCACGATCGGCGACTACGCCAACTTCAACCCGCCCCGGACCTACGGTCTGGAACTGCGCGTGAAGTACTAG